The segment TCTATGTATTGGTAGTCCAGTAGGCAGCCACTGACGGTGATCACATGATGATCCTGAGGAGCCAATGGTGAGTCAGGCACTGGTGTAACTAAGCAACCAGGCCCGTTCTCCATCCACCAGGAACGGTGAAGTGATGTGTTAAATGTCATTAGGAAACCCCTGTCCTGCACAAACACAGAACCCAAAGAGCTTTTAGCCAACAAAATCCCCAAAGTGTGCActcaaaattaatttacattcaCTAAGGGACTTCAATATGAAAATCCTGAGGAAAAAGCATAACTgcattaaatcaaatatttgtCAATTAATGTATTTTGGATGATCTTGTATTATGCTGCCTATGTTTTTTGTTGATAAAAGTATGCTAACTGTAAATGTAGTGGCTAAATGATTTCACAgccaaaataattcacaataacaATTAGTATTTTTAGtaaatttcttaaatttaattgttttaaaatgtgtaggGAGTCAGTGATTTTGTAACCATTCAATCTCTTAAAGcaaaatgttataatgttatCTCTTAAAGCAAAATGCAAAACCTACTATATGTTGGCCTGTCATTCAGATACTGGTGCTGATTTACTtgggacatactgtatgtgtagtattaacatAATATTCATCATCATGGTTATTATTAAATTGCGACACCCCTACTGGGTATAATGCATTACATTCACGAACCTGTGAAAAGTGTCCAACTTCCAGATAAAAACAGATGATGAAAGAGTTCCAGCCAACCCAGACCACAAGCCACACAGCATACTAAAACAGAAGTATGcaaagacagatagacagacgaTGACACAAAAGATGATGAAATCAGATATGTGATTTTTCGTTAAACTATGCTATTTACATAAAGTGTATGTAAAGACGACAACAATTCAGTCACccactttaaaggaatagttcccctttcaaaatgaaaattcagtcattatttacacgccctcttgtcattaaaaccggtgtgactttctttcttctgcagaacaaaaataagatattttggaaaaatttggtaacagaaaaccattggtttgtgtccaaacaatagaagtcaatggggaccaacggtttttggtttacaacatttttcaaaatatcttctttttgttttgcaaaGAAAATcagaaatcacacaggtttaaaattacCACAGGGTGATTAAattatgaattttcattttgaaggtgaactattcctttaaactatGTGGATGACATGTTCCATTGACAATATGTGTGCATTAGATTGTAAAAACAATCGGTGCTTTTGTCTCTGGATCTGTtaacttttacattgtaataatGTGTATATGCATCGCATACCATTATAACATATCTAGTGCGGACTTGCACAGTTCCAAACACTCCCATAATGATAGCCATGATATGGAGGAAATTGGCAAGGATGGGTGCCCACTGATATCCCAGGAAGTCAAACACCTGCCTCTGTAAAGCAGCAACCTATGAACAAAGAATgaagtgtatattaaaataaacacccAACATTCAAAACTACGACATTTCTTGTgaacaaacacaacagcaaaTGCAAAAAAGCAAAGACAATGTAGGGCAAGCTAGGGCAAAATAGGACACATAGTAATGTGGGGCACCTACGTTCTGATTACAAGCATTTTAATTCAGCATTTTCTAGCTGTCAAAGTCAAAGTTTGTTGGTCTGAAATCCCAGATTACCCTAGTTCACCCTATAACTATTAACTCTATTACATATTATAAACACCCACATGTCTGTCTGTACAGACATAAGACTATATAGATTTTATTTCTGCAAGTCTCCTGGCAAAACAAGCTGTTGAGGACTCCCAAATTATGTTGGCAGAGATTTGGTACACAAAATCTAGTATTGTTGGCCTTGATTCTCTGCAGATATTGAGACCAGTAATGTCCATCCAAGAAATTGCCTAGCACCAGCATCCAGCACTGCAGATTGACCACACAGCCATAAGGAGGCATGTAGACAGATAGAAAATCTATATCCGTTATAAAAGACATTGATGGGGTTAGGTTAGCCATACAGCCCAGATTTATGTTGATAAGGAGTTTGAATGTTAACAGTGCAGACTCAGCAGTAAACTCTCAActgcactttaaaaaaacaacattaaacccaCTATGgcaaaagcaaataaataacaCCTCGTGTCTTTCTCTAACACACAAGAGCAATCCCAAAGCTCTCTGCTGCAGCTGTTTCCATGGAAACTGCCTGGAGCCCCAACCCACAGCCCTATGAGAGAAGAGCCCCATCCTCAGGAGACCCCTCATTCACACATACACTCATTTGcgttacacaaacaaaaacatccaCAGACCTACATATCTAGGACATGAAGTTTCTCTAAGAAAAAGTTTGCAAGCATCTCTACTGGTACCCAAAGTAACTGGAACCAGGACATCTTCCCCATTACCCACAAGCCCTTTGGCATCACCCCCTCAAATCAGAACCAAAAAGTCTTGACCTCTCTCTATAGTcaatacataatacatatatacattttcacaaaagacTAGACATGCATTCAACATCAATCTTCACCAACACGCTCTTACCAGCTGCAGGCAGAAGATGACCACCAGCGTGCACTTCCCGTCGCACCGGCCCATGCTCTCGCGCTTGAGGCACGGTTTGGGCCCGGCGAGGCGTCGGGAGAAAGCGGAGTTCCCGGTGAGGTCCAGCTCGCTTCACGATCACGTTCAAAACATCAAGAAGCCCACCGGGCCTCGTTCATGCTTCCGTGATGCCTTCAGATCGCCGCTGATCATTTCGGATCTCCGCTGCGATCCGCTTGAATTGTCTTAATGGAATTGCGTGGA is part of the Triplophysa rosa linkage group LG16, Trosa_1v2, whole genome shotgun sequence genome and harbors:
- the nkain1 gene encoding sodium/potassium-transporting ATPase subunit beta-1-interacting protein 1, giving the protein MGRCDGKCTLVVIFCLQLVAALQRQVFDFLGYQWAPILANFLHIMAIIMGVFGTVQVRTRYVIMYAVWLVVWVGWNSFIICFYLEVGHFSQDRGFLMTFNTSLHRSWWMENGPGCLVTPVPDSPLAPQDHHVITVSGCLLDYQYIEVVSSALQVFLALFGFVYACYVCKDLLDDDDSLDYIAGFDSYGYQPPQKSSHLQLQPLYTA